A portion of the Bactrocera neohumeralis isolate Rockhampton chromosome 2, APGP_CSIRO_Bneo_wtdbg2-racon-allhic-juicebox.fasta_v2, whole genome shotgun sequence genome contains these proteins:
- the LOC126751047 gene encoding enhancer of split m3 protein — translation MVMEMSKTYQYRKVMKPLLERKRRARINKCLDDLKDLMVECLQQEGEHVTRLEKADILELTVEHMRKLKQRGSLSLQSQASAHIESFRSGYVHAADQISQVLLQQCQADELGGKIMKFLSTRLIEMQHQLLRSSTVTAIGAMPPTTACTNANLLPLPLTLQMPMPSANYNYSECGESLGSLESPTSAKSPIDYYSAVSEAAHRSYATAAAVAAAATSTCKEQDLIDVTTVDSSCSTRDTASVVSVDSCSSDPMWRPW, via the coding sequence atggtcATGGAAATGTCCAAAACCTATCAGTACCGCAAGGTGATGAAACCACTGTTGGAACGCAAAAGACGCGCGCGCATCAACAAGTGTCTCGACGATCTCAAGGATCTGATGGTGGAGTGCCTGCAGCAGGAAGGTGAACATGTAACGCGTCTCGAGAAAGCCGACATACTCGAACTAACGGTCGAACACATGCGTAAGCTGAAACAACGCGGCAGTCTTTCGCTACAATCTCAGGCTAGCGCGCATATCGAGTCCTTTCGCTCCGGCTACGTGCATGCGGCAGATCAAATCTCACAAGTACTACTGCAACAGTGTCAAGCGGATGAGTTGGGCGGCAAAATTATGAAATTCCTCTCGACGCGTCTCATCGAAATGCAACATCAATTGCTGCGCAGCTCAACGGTGACCGCCATCGGCGCAATGCCACCAACAACCGCCTGCACGAATGCCAACCTGTTGCCGTTGCCGTTAACACTGCAAATGCCAATGCCGTCGGCAAATTACAATTACAGTGAATGCGGTGAATCGTTGGGCTCACTAGAGTCACCGACCAGCGCCAAGTCGCCAATAGATTACTACAGTGCTGTTAGTGAGGCGGCGCATAGATCCTATGCTACTGCTGCGGCTGTGGCTGCTGCAGCGACAAGCACATGCAAGGAGCAGGATCTCATCGATGTGACGACGGTGGATAGTAGCTGTTCGACGCGCGATACCGCCTCCGTTGTGTCCGTGGATTCCTGCTCATCCGATCCGATGTGGCGTCCCTGGTGA
- the LOC126751057 gene encoding enhancer of split M1 protein: MLCKKFYIIFATLLAFCYANTITTLADEAPLDADQNQEEQPCPVICPALYAPTCGYDGIGYEQFVNPCKMQVENCARRKERASLQKPFVQTDNDWCSTKLVNNLYEIVSNFADNLNKEECLKPCPMIYDPVCISNGEYRVTVATACQLDIYNCALKGTKLESKLFKILSTRKCELN; this comes from the exons atgctgtGTAAAAAGTTCTACATAATATTTGCCACGTTGTTGGCCTTCTGCTATgccaatacaataacaacactcGCTGATGAGGCGCCTTTGGATGCGGACCAGAACCAGGAGGAGCAGCCATGTCCAGTGATCTGTCCGGCTTTGTATGCGCCTACTTGTGGCTATGACGGCATTGGCTATGAGCAATTCGTCAATCCCTGCAAGATGCAGGTGGAAAACTGTGCGCGTAGGAAGGAGCGTGCTTCGCTGCAAAAAC cCTTCGTACAGACCGACAATGATTGGTGCAGTACGAAATTGGTAAATAACCTCTATGAAATTGTGTCCAACTTCGCGGACAATTTGAACAAAGAGGAGTGCTTGAAACCCTGTCCGATGATTTACGATCCCGTGTGCATTTCGAATGGCGAATATCGTGTCACCGTCGCCACCGCCTGCCAATTGGACATCTACAACTGTGCGCTGAAGGGCACCAAAT TGGAATCCAAGCTCTTCAAAATACTGAGTACCAGGAAATGCGAGCTCAACTAA
- the LOC126751045 gene encoding enhancer of split M2 protein — protein MYTDTKNLAHQLADMSLTSANTTLTTPTAPTEKSKRKLCKMWRPLLRLMARKRNSSHSTANSSSHATSLHPNNVHLNNTIPTKAHANSGSEDWPTVHIEDYASLMRKMSLKEQCNHGAGELASTRAVPEWERPCQASAKFATTVISSASIEKTPASTCAHCVYGRNCQHEQFHHHICDAATQATNTTATTSTSTTAATSTAGAPHWPTMPEGTAVLSQHALTELPIQYMHTDDGTFFWTNAQEKIDDDLLTAWLCQSWRQLPLQAALL, from the coding sequence ATGTATACGGATACGAAAAATCTCGCACATCAATTGGCGGACATGAGCCTCACCTCGGCGAATACAACTTTAACCACCCCCACCGCCCCAACAGAGAAGTCCAAGCGCAAGCTTTGCAAAATGTGGCGCCCACTATTGCGGCTGATGGCACGCAAGCGCAACAGCAGCCACAGCACAGCTAACAGCAGTTCGCATGCCACCAGCCTACACCCAAACAACGTACACCTCAACAACACAATCCCAACAAAAGCGCACGCCAACAGCGGCAGCGAAGACTGGCCTACGGTGCATATCGAGGACTACGCCAGCCTCATGCGCAAAATGAGTTTAAAGGAGCAGTGCAATCATGGCGCAGGCGAGTTGGCCAGCACACGCGCTGTGCCCGAATGGGAGCGCCCCTGTCAGGCAAGTGCTAAATTCGCAACGACAGTGATCAGCAGTGCAAGTATTGAGAAGACGCCGGCTAGCACGTGCGCGCACTGTGTCTATGGGCGTAATTGTCAGCACGAGCAGTTTCATCATCACATCTGTGACGCGGCCACACAAGCCACAAACACAACCGCAACAACGTCCacatcaacaacagcagcaaccagCACAGCAGGCGCCCCTCATTGGCCCACAATGCCAGAGGGCACAGCGGTGCTGTCGCAGCATGCGCTCACCGAACTGCCCATACAGTATATGCACACCGATGATGGCACCTTCTTCTGGACGAATGCACAGGAGAAAATCGACGATGACCTACTCACGGCGTGGTTGTGTCAGAGTTGGCGTCAGCTGCCTTTGCAGGCGGCGCTGCTGTGA